Part of the Scyliorhinus canicula chromosome 8, sScyCan1.1, whole genome shotgun sequence genome is shown below.
tgccctgttccaaGATAATCTTACACTGCAATTTATAGATTAGAATTCCATTCCTTTCTCGAGCCCATAGGAACACTCCAGATCTATTTCCGTTAACTCCTAAAACTTTTGGTTATTCCATCCACAGGAAAACTGGTGTGTTCCTGGGTGGAACCTTTTAGTCTTACCCTGTTTGCCACTTTATTTGAAATTGCATTTATttttatgggctggattcacagTTTGGGAGAGAAAGTTTTCCTGCAAGAACTGAATTGTGTCTGGTTTGCACTGGTGCTGGGAGCGGCAGCAGGAACGATTCACTGTCCCTTGTACAAATTTATGCATAGCAGGCAGTCAAGGGATTCCGTTCCGAATGCTGCTATCAGGCCATCATTTTGagcagtaactgaccccacccagTCACATACCGCAAATCTTGCCCCACCCCATAGATCACAAGTAGGCCATCCCCCACACCCGTCACCAAGGGAAACaagagaattgctgggtcacctctccccccacctccgcaAACCCCCGCCCTTTACACCTGCCTCAGATGTTACTTCATAGAAAACACTCATAGAAAATCCTCTCGGCCTTTGATCGggaaggcttctattcactttcaaagagaaaaaaatgttttagTTGACTGCAATTGACAtggtaatagcttccagacagccagtgtCTGGATTGCTTATTTTAATTTTCCTTCCCGCTTAAATGCACCTCCAGTGCCCTGCTTTGATCCTAGagctcatgggtgggattctccgttgcctgacgccgatattgtaatcggcgattgggcagcgaatccctgtttacgactgaatcgggggcggtgcctgttttcagatgctccgccccccccctccaaaaccgtGTCATCGAGGCGTAcgccgcatgccattgggacggcATCAGgaagttacctgaaggccctcgccCAATGGGCCATGTTCCCGATCATGCAGGGCACATCTGTTCTCAGTTTTCATGAACCCGGCACCTTGGCTGCGGTCTGTGTCCAGCGgtgccacagtcgggcgggagccgtgatgctggccgggggagggggggcactagctgccaggtcgggtccgcgtacggccacgccatgttgtacagcgtgatCGCTGCATGCCGTCACCGTgggcatgtgcggccatggacccggcaattctccaggtgtttatatcgggaaggctgtgtgttttacgtggcgcggctgcttagcccctcaccggtcggaggatcggtcCTGGGACAGCACCAACGTTTTTGTTGTAAAATCCGACACATCCTCCGGACGtagtctcaaaattggagaatccagccccatgtttttaaACATCTAGCTTTGACTGACAACGACCACATCAAATGCCGTTaaatgctttctgctgagaaaaggaGGAGTGAAAGTAGTTAACCCCTATACCTTTTTTTTGTCCGACTGTATCGGGAACTCTGCTACCAGCGGTGGGCGGCGGAGAATTCCCCCTCTATATATGTTTGCTTTGCATGGAGATGCAATGGGCattgtggtggcacagtgattagcactgctgcctcacagcgctagggacatgggttcaattccagctttggctaactgtctctgtggagtttgcacgttctccctgtgtctgcttgtgtttcccgtgggtgctccggtttcctcccactgtccaaagatgtgtaggtcaggtagattggctctgctaaattgcccctttgtgtccaataggttaggtggggttactgaattaCAGGAATCGGGtgcaggcatgggcttaagtagggtgctctgtccaagggccggtgcagactcagtgggctgaatgggctcctgcactgtaaattctatgattctatggtattGTTAAACTCTTAAATATCGATATGAAAGAGCCATTTAGAATCTTATCCTTTTGTCACTATTTATGCTTCACCCTGAATACTCTTGTTTCTTTGATCGTCTTATTCTCAAAATACTTTTGTAAATGCCTTTAATTTGTATTTTAGCTGTGTCTAATATTCATCTGCACGTTTTGCTCGACCTATCAATTGTTAAGAACCACGCTGATGCCGAATGCGAGGGTATCCCAAAATcctgaagggtaacttggaacatccGTTCATAGTGGTGTATGTGATTTTTCTGATATAATGTGAGAAACGGTGTACAACTCAGTGAAGAACAGtcgctctcgctcgctctcgctctctctctccctctgtgtctctgagTTTGCATCTCATCATTTCTCCAAACGATGCcaatcggtggcacagtggagcactgctgcctcacagcaccagggacctgggttcaacacTGGCCTTGGgggactgtttggagtttgcattttttttgccatatctgcgtgggtttcctaccgggtgttccggtttcctcccacaatctaaagatgcgcaggctaggtggattggccatgataaaaaaaattgccccttggtggggttacagggatagtgtgtgggagtgggcctaggtagggtgcgtttcagagggttggtgcagactcgatgggccaaatgacctcctgcactgtagggattcaaggGTTCTATGGGCTGTCTCTAATCAACTCCATTTGACTTTTTAAATCTACATTTCTCTCCAATTCTTAACACAATTTATTCATGCTATGTTCTTTATTGGTAATAATTTTGCATTGCTTGTATTGCTGTATGTATTAGTTGCCTTCTGCCACTCTTTTCCTTGTAAATGGTTGTCTTGTAGTCTAATTTTTCTTCGTAGTTTTCAGTTTTTTGTATGgccgattttaaaaaaaaaaaaaaaaatctaacccTATTGTGGTTTCCATGTTCTCTTGTTCAAGAGCGTGTTTTCTTGTTTGATGAATAGCATTCTGAATAAATATCGCTAAGCCATCAATATTATAAATGGAATAGAAATATAATTTTATGGTCCCATTTCTGCAAGATCCAGCAGCTCTTAGAGTTGATGAATGCTGGTGCAAGGATACTTGAATATCTGACATTGCCTGTTTTTGTTTTGAAGATATGTCTTGTGCAATTTCTGGATAACTAGACTACCTGGGAAATGTTCAGAGTTTTAGCTACAAACATGGCCCTTTATATCTTATGCCTATGTCAAGCAAAAACAACGATAAAGAAGTGGACATggaccaggatggggactagcgggCCAGGAATTCCAGCTTTGTTGCATATGACAGGCTGAGATGCCATAGAAACAGTAACTATTGTTGTTTTATACCTTGTAAAGAGGGGCCCACATTTTGAGATTTTGATCATGGCTTAGAAACCTCCCAATGTAAAAATTAGATTTTCCAGGTACGTTTTTCTCTGCCACCTTCATTTTGTGCAGAGTGGCGAGGGCATTTATTTAAGTCAAATGACAAGCCCACTACTGAAATTTGGGATCCATGACTGGTCAGGACATGTACATTGATCTTTCGATTCTATTTGTTTCATGTTTACAGTGCATCTGTTTTCGATGCAATCTTGGCAATTAGTCCTTGAACTAGCATGAAATTCATGGTCTATTTAGTTGTATCTGCATTAATTCAGACACATTGAGCTGCTTTGGAATATACGGAGATTATAGTTTTACATTGCGCCTAATTTCAATTTATTTAAGATTAAATTGTTTTCTTTCTTAGCACCCAGTAGAATCTTATCAACAAATGAACTTCTTCCGCAATGCACTACATGTGACCTAACTATGGATACTAAGAGAGATGCAGGTTGTGAACCTCCGAAAGAGAATACATTTTTATCATCACCTCTGAACCGAAGACTTTTTCAATATGAGTCTGATGACTTTACTTTACCCGGTGCTACAGAGCCATTAGGCAGTTATTCAGGTAGCCAAAGTTCAGAGTCCTCCAAGTGGTCAATTTCGAATGATTTTTTTGAGACTGATTCCAGAAGTCCGACTGGCATTGGATTTGTAAATATTGATTCCTATGAACCAGAAAGCAGCGAAGGAGAGGATGAAGACTCAACTATTCAATCATCCTTGGAAAAAGAAGGAAAACTTCAGAAAAGATTGGACACCATGCTTTCGGAGTTAGAGAAAGGTGTTGACTATCTTAATGGGCTACAGTCATATCTCTCAGCTGTAATCCATGATGGTAACAACCCACAGATTGAGCTACCATGCTCTGTGGCATTGGACAATTTGCCTAATGCGGACATTGGTGTTAAAGGACATCAAACTGAATTGAAAGAACATAGAAAAACCTTACCGTCAGTTGGAAATATGGAAGAAATGAACGGCTATGTCAGGATGGAGGATATAAAAGATAAAAGAGAAAGAAATCTTGATAAGGCCTCACTGAGCATTCAAACGGAAGGAAACATTTTTTGCTGTATGTCAGAGCAACCAAGCTCCTCAGAAATGGTAGTAAGACCAAAAGTTAGAAAAGAAAGAGTGGAATCACATGCTAAAAGAGATCTGCACTCCCCTGATGAGTTTTATAATTATTGTACCAGGGAAATGAAAGCTAATGTTGAATGCTGTGGATCAAATTGTGCCTTGTGGAACTGCAGGAGTAAACTCCATAGAGATTCAATGATTGGATGTGGATTTAATGGCAAGGAAACTACCGGTAATCAGAAGGAACAGACCACCATACAACTGGAAGAAAAGCCTGAAGATGCTGCAGCAGAAAACAGTTTCTGGGATGACTTTGAAAATGATTGCGACAAAGGGGAAGAAAGGTAACAAAATGTTCTGTTTATTGTCTTCCTGAAGGGTATGAAAGCTGATTTATTATTACCCTTAAAAATGTAATCGATGATTGCAAATATGCCAACCAGTTCCAAATCTCATTTTGCATACCTCCAAGTTGATAACAAAACAACAGTTTTAAACATTTGCCCTTTTGCAACTTGGTATACATAGTATATTGGTTAACTGGACTTGATTAAATTTACTAAAGCCAACAGTTTTTGTAATTGTCAAATTAAAAATGTGCAATATTTAGATGGCATATGCTTTAATGCACTCATTTTTCCCCTCTCTACTTCCCCCTCAAAAGCAGCTCTCTAAGCAGTGATGAGGAGTGGTCAGCAATATGGACCTCTGATTTTGTTCTCGAGCAGATGCACTCTAGTGATGAGAGCTGGGAGACCTTGTCAGGAATTGATGAACAGCAAACTGAACCAAACAGCATTAGTAGCAGCTTGGATGAAGAAGCTTTTAAGCATTGCTTCACTGT
Proteins encoded:
- the pja2 gene encoding E3 ubiquitin-protein ligase Praja-2 isoform X1, which translates into the protein MMGQESGKAAWPRPAGGYQTITGRRYGRRHAYVSFRPSIAKRWNQLKENERQWEGMELNTVSKDNGLSPSRILSTNELLPQCTTCDLTMDTKRDAGCEPPKENTFLSSPLNRRLFQYESDDFTLPGATEPLGSYSGSQSSESSKWSISNDFFETDSRSPTGIGFVNIDSYEPESSEGEDEDSTIQSSLEKEGKLQKRLDTMLSELEKGVDYLNGLQSYLSAVIHDGNNPQIELPCSVALDNLPNADIGVKGHQTELKEHRKTLPSVGNMEEMNGYVRMEDIKDKRERNLDKASLSIQTEGNIFCCMSEQPSSSEMVVRPKVRKERVESHAKRDLHSPDEFYNYCTREMKANVECCGSNCALWNCRSKLHRDSMIGCGFNGKETTGNQKEQTTIQLEEKPEDAAAENSFWDDFENDCDKGEESSSLSSDEEWSAIWTSDFVLEQMHSSDESWETLSGIDEQQTEPNSISSSLDEEAFKHCFTVGEQTSLEDGEIPWVAFNEESDSSSSSTDETEGLGQLAHSGLLILDSNNNFEDDSSISEDLDMEWRLLDELGEGLTAQAISSVDPQLLTFMALEERLAQAMEAALAHLESLAIDGEQAPPPAPKETIECLPQVAISEKQNGLEQSCAICCSEYVKEEKVTELPCHHLFHRPCVTLWLQKSGTCPVCRHILASTLPEAAPTAFLSEPEIPPSTRDGPAIR
- the pja2 gene encoding E3 ubiquitin-protein ligase Praja-2 isoform X5, encoding MMGQESGKAAWPRPAGGYQTITGRRYGRRHAYVSFRPSIAKRWNQLKENERQWEGMELNTVSKDNGLSPSRILSTNELLPQCTTCDLTMDTKRDAGCEPPKENTFLSSPLNRRLFQYESDDFTLPGATEPLGSYSGSQSSESSKWSISNDFFETDSRSPTGIGFVNIDSYEPESSEGEDEDSTIQSSLEKEGKLQKRLDTMLSELEKGVDYLNGLQSYLSAVIHDGNNPQIELPCSVALDNLPNADIGVKGHQTELKEHRKTLPSVGNMEEMNGYVRMEDIKDKRERNLDKASLSIQTEGNIFCCMSEQPSSSEMVVRPKVRKERVESHAKRDLHSPDEFYNYCTREMKANVECCGSNCALWNCRSKLHRDSMIGCGFNGKETTGNQKEQTTIQLEEKPEDAAAENSFWDDFENDCDKGEEREQTSLEDGEIPWVAFNEESDSSSSSTDETEGLGQLAHSGLLILDSNNNFEDDSSISEDLDMEWRLLDELGEGLTAQAISSVDPQLLTFMALEERLAQAMEAALAHLESLAIDGEQAPPPAPKETIECLPQVAISEKQNGLEQSCAICCSEYVKEEKVTELPCHHLFHRPCVTLWLQKSGTCPVCRHILASTLPEAAPTAFLSEPEIPPSTRDGPAIR
- the pja2 gene encoding E3 ubiquitin-protein ligase Praja-2 isoform X6 codes for the protein MGEAPSRILSTNELLPQCTTCDLTMDTKRDAGCEPPKENTFLSSPLNRRLFQYESDDFTLPGATEPLGSYSGSQSSESSKWSISNDFFETDSRSPTGIGFVNIDSYEPESSEGEDEDSTIQSSLEKEGKLQKRLDTMLSELEKGVDYLNGLQSYLSAVIHDGNNPQIELPCSVALDNLPNADIGVKGHQTELKEHRKTLPSVGNMEEMNGYVRMEDIKDKRERNLDKASLSIQTEGNIFCCMSEQPSSSEMVVRPKVRKERVESHAKRDLHSPDEFYNYCTREMKANVECCGSNCALWNCRSKLHRDSMIGCGFNGKETTGNQKEQTTIQLEEKPEDAAAENSFWDDFENDCDKGEESSSLSSDEEWSAIWTSDFVLEQMHSSDESWETLSGIDEQQTEPNSISSSLDEEAFKHCFTVGEQTSLEDGEIPWVAFNEESDSSSSSTDETEGLGQLAHSGLLILDSNNNFEDDSSISEDLDMEWRLLDELGEGLTAQAISSVDPQLLTFMALEERLAQAMEAALAHLESLAIDGEQAPPPAPKETIECLPQVAISEKQNGLEQSCAICCSEYVKEEKVTELPCHHLFHRPCVTLWLQKSGTCPVCRHILASTLPEAAPTAFLSEPEIPPSTRDGPAIR
- the pja2 gene encoding E3 ubiquitin-protein ligase Praja-2 isoform X3 yields the protein MMGQESGKAAWPRPAGGYQTITGRRYGRRHAYVSFRPSIAKRWNQLKENERQWEGMELNTVSKDNGLSPSRILSTNELLPQCTTCDLTMDTKRDAGCEPPKENTFLSSPLNRRLFQYESDDFTLPGATEPLGSYSGSQSSESSKWSISNDFFETDSRSPTGIGFVNIDSYEPESSEGEDEDSTIQSSLEKEGKLQKRLDTMLSELEKGVDYLNGLQSYLSAVIHDGNNPQIELPCSVALDNLPNADIGVKGHQTELKEHRKTLPSVGNMEEMNGYVRMEDIKDKRERNLDKASLSIQTEGNIFCCMSEQPSSSEMVVRPKVRKERVESHAKRDLHSPDEFYNYCTREMKANVECCGSNCALWNCRSKLHRDSMIGCGFNGKETTGNQKEQTTIQLEEKPEDAAAENSFWDDFENDCDKGEESSLSSDEEWSAIWTSDFVLEQMHSSDESWETLSGIDEQQTEPNSISSSLDEEAFKHCFTVGEQTSLEDGEIPWVAFNEESDSSSSSTDETEGLGQLAHSGLLILDSNNNFEDDSSISEDLDMEWRLLDELGEGLTAQAISSVDPQLLTFMALEERLAQAMEAALAHLESLAIDGEQAPPPAPKETIECLPQVAISEKQNGLEQSCAICCSEYVKEEKVTELPCHHLFHRPCVTLWLQKSGTCPVCRHILASTLPEAAPTAFLSEPEIPPSTRDGPAIR
- the pja2 gene encoding E3 ubiquitin-protein ligase Praja-2 isoform X2; translated protein: MGQESGKAAWPRPAGGYQTITGRRYGRRHAYVSFRPSIAKRWNQLKENERQWEGMELNTVSKDNGLSPSRILSTNELLPQCTTCDLTMDTKRDAGCEPPKENTFLSSPLNRRLFQYESDDFTLPGATEPLGSYSGSQSSESSKWSISNDFFETDSRSPTGIGFVNIDSYEPESSEGEDEDSTIQSSLEKEGKLQKRLDTMLSELEKGVDYLNGLQSYLSAVIHDGNNPQIELPCSVALDNLPNADIGVKGHQTELKEHRKTLPSVGNMEEMNGYVRMEDIKDKRERNLDKASLSIQTEGNIFCCMSEQPSSSEMVVRPKVRKERVESHAKRDLHSPDEFYNYCTREMKANVECCGSNCALWNCRSKLHRDSMIGCGFNGKETTGNQKEQTTIQLEEKPEDAAAENSFWDDFENDCDKGEESSSLSSDEEWSAIWTSDFVLEQMHSSDESWETLSGIDEQQTEPNSISSSLDEEAFKHCFTVGEQTSLEDGEIPWVAFNEESDSSSSSTDETEGLGQLAHSGLLILDSNNNFEDDSSISEDLDMEWRLLDELGEGLTAQAISSVDPQLLTFMALEERLAQAMEAALAHLESLAIDGEQAPPPAPKETIECLPQVAISEKQNGLEQSCAICCSEYVKEEKVTELPCHHLFHRPCVTLWLQKSGTCPVCRHILASTLPEAAPTAFLSEPEIPPSTRDGPAIR
- the pja2 gene encoding E3 ubiquitin-protein ligase Praja-2 isoform X4 encodes the protein MRGYPKILKAPSRILSTNELLPQCTTCDLTMDTKRDAGCEPPKENTFLSSPLNRRLFQYESDDFTLPGATEPLGSYSGSQSSESSKWSISNDFFETDSRSPTGIGFVNIDSYEPESSEGEDEDSTIQSSLEKEGKLQKRLDTMLSELEKGVDYLNGLQSYLSAVIHDGNNPQIELPCSVALDNLPNADIGVKGHQTELKEHRKTLPSVGNMEEMNGYVRMEDIKDKRERNLDKASLSIQTEGNIFCCMSEQPSSSEMVVRPKVRKERVESHAKRDLHSPDEFYNYCTREMKANVECCGSNCALWNCRSKLHRDSMIGCGFNGKETTGNQKEQTTIQLEEKPEDAAAENSFWDDFENDCDKGEESSSLSSDEEWSAIWTSDFVLEQMHSSDESWETLSGIDEQQTEPNSISSSLDEEAFKHCFTVGEQTSLEDGEIPWVAFNEESDSSSSSTDETEGLGQLAHSGLLILDSNNNFEDDSSISEDLDMEWRLLDELGEGLTAQAISSVDPQLLTFMALEERLAQAMEAALAHLESLAIDGEQAPPPAPKETIECLPQVAISEKQNGLEQSCAICCSEYVKEEKVTELPCHHLFHRPCVTLWLQKSGTCPVCRHILASTLPEAAPTAFLSEPEIPPSTRDGPAIR
- the pja2 gene encoding E3 ubiquitin-protein ligase Praja-2 isoform X7; its protein translation is MDTKRDAGCEPPKENTFLSSPLNRRLFQYESDDFTLPGATEPLGSYSGSQSSESSKWSISNDFFETDSRSPTGIGFVNIDSYEPESSEGEDEDSTIQSSLEKEGKLQKRLDTMLSELEKGVDYLNGLQSYLSAVIHDGNNPQIELPCSVALDNLPNADIGVKGHQTELKEHRKTLPSVGNMEEMNGYVRMEDIKDKRERNLDKASLSIQTEGNIFCCMSEQPSSSEMVVRPKVRKERVESHAKRDLHSPDEFYNYCTREMKANVECCGSNCALWNCRSKLHRDSMIGCGFNGKETTGNQKEQTTIQLEEKPEDAAAENSFWDDFENDCDKGEESSSLSSDEEWSAIWTSDFVLEQMHSSDESWETLSGIDEQQTEPNSISSSLDEEAFKHCFTVGEQTSLEDGEIPWVAFNEESDSSSSSTDETEGLGQLAHSGLLILDSNNNFEDDSSISEDLDMEWRLLDELGEGLTAQAISSVDPQLLTFMALEERLAQAMEAALAHLESLAIDGEQAPPPAPKETIECLPQVAISEKQNGLEQSCAICCSEYVKEEKVTELPCHHLFHRPCVTLWLQKSGTCPVCRHILASTLPEAAPTAFLSEPEIPPSTRDGPAIR